From Quercus robur chromosome 8, dhQueRobu3.1, whole genome shotgun sequence:
TAAATCCTTTACAGATAAGGtctcattaaattttaaaaatcaacaaCCGAATCTCTTGTGGCAAAGAGGAGGAAAGCAATTGAAGttggtataaaaaaatttgatgtgtGAAGGGGACAGGACAGCTTCAATGTCATACAACCTTTGTAGAACCCCACCTTATTTACTCACTTGTCTATTGAGCATATTATTCTTTAAGACAATATCTTTTTTGGATTCTTTTGATGGTTGGTTTGTATTTTATATCTTTACTAACTTTCTATTAATTTTGTTGCTCACAATCTTGCTAAATGTGCTTTTCTGGCAAATTAGGTGGGAGTAATCCCTATCTCTTACATCGCGGAGTTTCACTTTTGCCCATGACCTAGAGATGGTGGTTCTTCTTGTTGTGTGCTGTTTTTCTATTGTTTAATGAAATTCTTATTCATAAAAAAGTTTTACTACAGTATATCTTTAGGGTATATATTAgtaaatcattttagaaaattttttattatagaaaaacgaaaaagttactaatttttttttataactttttcaattttccataaaatgttttaaaaaatgaatgaataatATATGCACTAAGAGCATATATTAACCAGAcccttcataaaaaaataaagtgtttTCTCTTGTTATCACTCCGCCTCATATCAATTGTACCTCTTTGGAAATGAGTATCTTTGTTCACTATATATGAATAACTGTGAATTAATAAAATCACCCTGGGTTCACGAGGTTAATTGAAACTAGTAAACTAAGCAATAGTCCCCATTCTACATATAGGAAATTGTGGTCCCCTAGTCTAAACTGGACACAGCtacaaaatttaatacaaaaattaacTGCTCCTTGTGCTTGGCACCATTGGTGCATGCGTCTGTGGTTCGCTTTCACCCCGTTACATTATAATGGTAGCTGGCAACAGgtgtattcttaaaaaaaaaaaatgttgttttccttaagttgattttatttatttatattttttgggtatgatagaatttaaatttatgtcATCGGCTTTAtgatgattgattgattttttattttttatttttatataggcAGCCCAAATATTTTGTTTGACAACAATTGATTTCCTAAGTTTAATCTTAGTTTATTTGCATGGTGCACTATACTAATACACTTGCATTTGTGAGGTGTGCCTTTTCATCTTATGTGGCAAttatttaccaaaaattaataatcttATGTGGCGTGGATTCTAGTTAGTTCATTCGATAAAGTCTTCCTTCCCCAAATAAAGTACTATGGCTTGAATCTTGCTTATACCAAAAAAGAAACTCATTGGTATcttaatctaataataaaggacaatcataattaatctaaaaattaagataaatttcatatatattaaaattataacaatcagttatttatttatttaaaatttacacaaaataaaaattctactttagcttaatctaagtgtatatgtatatgaatTTCTCTTCTGGAAATTTGAACCTTAACCCTTGCCCTCCATACCCCACAAACACTTGTAAcaatcaaaattattaattatttaacctaCAATTGTACAACTTAGTTTTGTTCATAAACTTGTGACTTTAAATTGAGGAAGGAAAGCAAGTTTCATTATTCAATTCCATGGAGATCACAAGAGAGATCCATATGCAACAAAAAACAGCCCGCAGGCTGATACTTTTCCCATTGCCCTTGCAAGGCCACATAACCCCTATGCTTCAGCTAGCAAGCATCCTTTATACTAAAGGCTTTTCCATCACCATCATCCACACACAGTTCAACCCTCCCAATCCTTCTAACTATCCTCATTTcacatttcattccattcctgATGACCTTTTGGAAAGTGAAGCAAACACTTCAGATGTTATAAGGCTCCTCACATTGATGAATGTCAATTGTATCACACCCTTTCGTGATTGCTTAGCTAAGTTATTAGCTGATGTCTCCAAGGATCCTGTTGCTTGTTTAATTACAGATGCTATGTGGCACTTCACTCAATCTGTGGCTGAAATCCTCAAGATCCCAAGAATTGTGTTAAGGACATCCAGTGTCTGCTCATTTCTTGCTTTTTTCGCCTTACCACATCTGCTTGAAAAGAACCTCTCCATTCAAGGTGCATTTCTCTGTTGTGTGTGTCTAATTCTATTTTCAATTTACCTACCACttaaaaagttagaaaattcatgtATTTAATTACATTTATCAATCGAAATTTAGACCCCATTAATGTGACAGTTTATGAGTTGTCAAATTGTGTTAGCTAGCTATTAGTGCGTGTGTTCTACCGTTCTATTCTATCACCTTcatcaattttgatttttgaacaaAGTTAATTTTCACAactgtatccaaaaaaaaaaaaaaaaataaaaaaaaaaaaaaacttttgctTATCTACACCATTAATATTATTCTTTCATACGCTAATTACAATAAGTTGacataatatgaaaaattttgtctttaGGAGTGATGTcagtaataatataaaaatagtataattttacaaattaatgtgttaataattacaaaaaataatttaaatatttatttataatgttaATGAAGTGGTTCCAACCATAtttattttgtagtaaaaattgCAATAGTGTTAATATTCTCTATATTTCTTGGAtgttaaggggaaaaaaatctcTGATATACATTGGAACTTTCAGTTTAGTTCTTTAATTATGATCACATTAGAAAACTGGTTTGGGTATTTATCATCACGTGGTTTCCCATGTGAATATGGGATGTCTTTACCATCTTTGTTTTCATCAATAGCTCGACATCTTCCCCACATTCTGCTGATAGTTCCTGCTAAACATTGAGCATGAAGTTTGGTTTAGTACAAATGTACATACTGATGGGCACAATGTCCTTTTATGTTAGAATATAGTgtcatattatatattaaaaaattcacCTAAAAAATAGATCATGATTTTATGAAAATAGATGCCACTTAAAAAGTTACTCCTATAGTTTTGAGTATagttatgttatattaattaatcattttttttcttttctatatgaGACTTCAATTCACATGCATATACCTAATATTATAagcttaatatattttttttttaattttttttaattttaatttatatatatatatatatattatattaaattttttgtagcacaaatttacacaataaattgtatctacttagatttttttattgtgtATATAAATTGTCAGGTCAAATCATGTTAATTTTTCGCTTCTTGTCGCTTTCTCTTTCTATgcttctttatttatattttgacaCATTCTTTTATCTTTCTGCTTACAATAAATGCATGATAAGCatgtatctttttttatttatttattttatttatttttaagttttatttttatttttaagttatgaCCGATTAATGTGAATAAGAATGAGAGATACAGTCTACCTGCCAACATTAATAGGGCTTCAAACTTTTTTGTATGCATTGATGAGATTATTAGGTACATACCATGAACATTCAAATAAATCTGTAATAAATAATAAGTATCGATAGTCATTTTTAGTCTTGATTTGAATTAGTATGTCCCAATGACTAACTATTTTTTACTTGAATCTGAATATTTGGACTGAAATGTGTATATAGGAAAAATGGGAGCACCTGTTTgtacatagaaaaaaaaaactaatattatttttcacaTTGTTATCTCTTGTATAAGAATCATTAATCCATTGAATATTTTAGATTATTGGAAAATTAAACCAATATATGTGAAAATACAGGTGAAGGTTAATGTTTCCTATCATAACGTCGTCCatctatttatttgtttaattaatcCAATTGTTTTGTGTACTGTCTTATGAGTAATATTCACCTTTTTCCCCTTTCATTTCTCATAATCTCGATTAGAGGAACCAGTGCAAGAGCTTCCGCCACTGAAAGTGAAAGATCTTCCAATGATTACCACACGCAATTCAGAGGACCTTTATCAACTATTGTCTCTCGCGGTAAAAGAAACCAGGGCCTCCTCCGGATTCATTTGGAACTCATTTGAAGACCTTGAACCATTGGCATTGACCACTTGTACACAGAAGCTTACAATCCCAACCTTTCCAATAGGCCCATTTCACAAGTACTTTCCAGCCTCTTCAAGTAGCTTACTAACACAAGACCAAAGCTCAATTTCATGGTTAAACACTCAAGCACCTAAATCCGTAATCTATGTAAGCTTTGGAAGCATTGCTGCATTAAATGAAGCTCAATTTTTGGAGATAGCTTGGGGCTTAGCCAACAGCAACCAACCCTTTTTGTGGGTGGTTCGACCAGGATTAGTCCGTGGCTCAGAATGGCTCGAACCATTGCCAAATGGGTTCCTAGAAAATTTGAATGGAAGAGGTCATATTGTGAAATGGGCTCCACAAGAAAAAGTGCTGGCCCATCATGCTACTGGAGGATTTTGGACACACAATGGATGGAATTCCACGTTAGAGAGTATATGCGAAGGAGTTCCAATGATTTGTCAACCTTTTTTCGGTGATCAAATGGTGAATGCTAGATATGTGAGCCATGTTTGGAAAGTTGGGGTGCATTTGGAGAATAAGATAGAAAGAATGGAGATAGCCAGAGCAATTAGAAGACTAATGGTGGAGACAGATGGGAAGGAGaaggagatgagagagagaattgagcATTTGAAGGAAAAGGTTGATGATTGTCTAAGCCAAGGGGGTTCTTCGTACCAATCCCTAGAGAACTTAACTAGTTATCTATTATCATTTTAGTCCTtcaatcttgaattttttattttttatttttatcctcaataataaatgcttgattgtttattttattttacataggTTTCCAATTCAATCCAAGGGATCATTTGAGTTTAGTTTTTGAGATTTTAGCACCTAGCCAAAATTATGTTTAGGGGAAATAATATTACGGACATGATCGTTTAATCGCTAAGAAGGATTTTAACAAATTGATTGTcccctttaatttttatttataatgaaaatGTTTTTGTACCAGCTGtgtgtgagattttttttttgagaaactggtAAGTCAATATTATTAAGGAAAATCATATTGGAATATAGCCTCCAACTCACtaggtagttcttctacccatatattaaaatatgcgGATGAAACCGCTCTCCTACCTAGTGCATGTGCCAACTTATTAAAATTGGCAAAACTGTAGAGATAAACTTTGATTGTGCGCCTCTTCAATTATATTCCCATACAGAGTGTTACACCTTTCCTTAGCTTTTAAGGCCTGAACCACCCTCAGACAATCTCATTCCACAACCACCTTAAAAATACATAGTTCTTTAGCAAACACAATAACTCGGCATGCAGCTAATGCTTCAGCAGCTTCAACTAAATTGGGCATCGGGATTTTTTGACTTAGAGAAGCTATAACGTGGCCATGACATAACCGCATCAAAATTAGCTATATGGAACGTATCCTGAGGAGGAACCCAGCGAGCTGATATGCTCCCAGTTCTCGGTCTGACATCCTGCTTAGTTGTATCCAAAAATTCAACCACCAAGTCTTTTGCTCGTGCCCCAATCTCATGAAGATTTAGCATGCATTGGattagtgtttttgtttttttgttttcatttagtttattaatgtatttgtttatgtactattaggacatatgtaatttaatgttaggaacatatgtcaatataaaattggttaatccattgacaaaacgcactttacttataattgagtagatctaggatgtgtttaatactttaaggaacaaggtttcaagaatAAGTGTTAAatccatgcaagtttgtccaagaaacaagtgaagaagtgctggattttaaaactcgacaactaGTATCTATAAAGGTTTAAAAAGCTGCTGAAACTcgatgctcgatagcttctcgatagataagatatctatcaaggtttatgaaaaacagatttttagctttgattttcatcaaatccgtgtgtatatgtttgagatttcttttctcacaaccctaaacatatataaggattattttaagggccgtcaaaggttgtgcgagtgtgaagcaaagttgtgttcatgcaaattgtgaccagagacagaattagccctagttcatctttct
This genomic window contains:
- the LOC126697619 gene encoding UDP-glycosyltransferase 76B1-like isoform X2, whose protein sequence is MEITREIHMQQKTARRLILFPLPLQGHITPMLQLASILYTKGFSITIIHTQFNPPNPSNYPHFTFHSIPDDLLESEANTSDVIRLLTLMNVNCITPFRDCLAKLLADVSKDPVACLITDAMWHFTQSVAEILKIPRIVLRTSSVCSFLAFFALPHLLEKNLSIQEEPVQELPPLKVKDLPMITTRNSEDLYQLLSLAVKETRASSGFIWNSFEDLEPLALTTCTQKLTIPTFPIGPFHKYFPASSSSLLTQDQSSISWLNTQAPKSVIYVSFGSIAALNEAQFLEIAWGLANSNQPFLWVVRPGLVRGSEWLEPLPNGFLENLNGRGHIVKWAPQEKVLAHHATGGFWTHNGWNSTLESICEGVPMICQPFFGDQMVNARYVSHVWKVGVHLENKIERMEIARAIRRLMVETDGKEKEMRERIEHLKEKVDDCLSQGGSSYQSLENLTSYLLSF
- the LOC126697619 gene encoding UDP-glycosyltransferase 76B1-like isoform X1, with product MEITREIHMQQKTVHRLILFPLPLQGHITPMLQLASILYTKGFSITIIHTQFNPPNPSNYPCFAFHSIPDGLLESEANTSDVIRLLTLMNVNCITPFRDCLAKLLADVSKDPVACLITDAMWHFTQSVAEILKIPRIVLRTSSVCSFLAFFALPHLLEKNLSIQEEPVQELPPLKVKDLPMITTRNSEDLYQLLSLAVKETRASSGFIWNSFEDLEPLALTTCTQKLTIPTFPIGPFHKYFPASSSSLLTQDQSSISWLNTQAPKSVIYVSFGSIAALNEAQFLEIAWGLANSNQPFLWVVRPGLVRGSEWLEPLPNGFLENLNGRGHIVKWAPQEKVLAHHATGGFWTHNGWNSTLESICEGVPMICQPFFGDQMVNARYVSHVWKVGVHLENKIERMEIARAIRRLMVETDGKEKEMRERIEHLKEKVDDCLSQGGSSYQSLENLTSYLLSF